The following are from one region of the Leptospiraceae bacterium genome:
- a CDS encoding transposase, whose product MITRKRYGIDFQKKMAVESTGQSSLSEVSKRERISVQTLSKWRDKYGFAMDFRENETDSNEVRELKRLVNEYESALGEMALQNHV is encoded by the coding sequence ATGATTACACGCAAACGATATGGGATAGATTTTCAAAAGAAGATGGCTGTAGAAAGCACGGGTCAAAGTTCATTGTCTGAGGTAAGCAAAAGAGAGAGGATTTCTGTCCAAACACTTTCGAAGTGGAGGGATAAATATGGATTTGCGATGGATTTCAGAGAAAATGAAACGGATTCAAATGAAGTAAGAGAGTTGAAAAGATTGGTCAATGAGTATGAATCAGCGTTAGGCGAAATGGCATTACAGAATCACGTTTAA